CCAAACATATTGCTGAGCAATGATCGAATGAACTGATGGACCTCTTGCGCCTGCTCTGGCGTAGCCGTGCGGCCAGTACCGATGGCCCATACAGGCTCATAAGCGAAGATGATCCGGGTCAAGTCATCCGATGAAACGCCTTCTAGACCACCACGAATCTGCTTTTCCACCGTGGACTGTGTTCGCCCGGCCTCGCGCTCCGCGAGAGTCTCACCGAAGCAGAAGATCGGAGTCAAATCGTGAGCGAGAGCGGTGCGTACCTTCTGGCTGATGAGGGCGTCGTCTTCGCCAAAGTACTCGCGGCGCTCCGAGTGCCCCAGAATCACGTGGCTGCAGCCGATCTCTTTGAGCATGGTCGGCCCAACTTCGCCGGTGTAGGCGCCATTTTCTGCCCAGTGCATGTTTTGTGCACTGAGCTTGAGCTTGGAGCCACGGATGGTATCTGCGACTGCACCCAGGTAAATATTGACCGGGCTGATCACAACTTCAACGCTCGGGGAAGCATCGGCCGCTCTGGCCACAGCCTGTGCGAGTTCCCTCGATCCCGAGAGGTCCTTGTTCATCTTCCAGTTACCGGCAACTACTCGGGTTCTCATGGCATTTCTCCTAGCTTCGTCGTTTGGGTCCATAGCGTTTTACCGCGTTGATCTGACTTGGCAAGGGTAGAAAGTCCAAGAGACGAGGTGTACATTGCAGTCTCGGGGCAGATTGTGCTAGTTTCCGCGCCCCTCTCAGCGGGATTAATAATTATGAGCGAAATCATTCATTTAGTGGCACGTTTGAAAGTCGCCATCGACGCCATTGACTGGCTTGGTCGCGATGTTTACCCAAAGCTCCGAGGTCCAGCGAGCGCTGACGAACTCAAAGCATTTGAGGCGCGACTTGGACGCAAGATTCCGCCCTCGTACCGCGAGTTTCTCCGGATGCATAACGGCATGGACGGGCTCGAACAATACGACTGGGGTATTGCCGGGATCTCTGAGGTAGACCGCGGCGAGACTTTTGAGGACGTGCTCTCGGGCCATCAATATGTCTACAAGGCTAAGGATGCCCGTCATCCGGCGCTGGCTGACCTCAAGTCGGCGCATGTGGTCGGCTCGGACTTCGACTACCAAATCGCCTATTTTGCGCCTGAGACGATGGAGGAGCTTGAGCCCGCGATTCGCCGTCTCTCGACGGACCAGGAATACGACGAGCTCCCGCTCTTCGAGCACTTCGAGCAGTTCCTTGAGTTTGTGGTCTCCATCTACGAAGACCTCGTGGATCTGCAGGGTGGCTCGTTTGACGATATGGGTGACGTGGGGGTTGGCGGCGGTGATGAAGATTTGCTCAAGGAATTGGCGAATCTTTTGAAGGCTGAACGTCAACCTGAGCCCGAGCCAGAACCCGCAAAACCCGCGCCGAAACTCTCTCCAGAAATGGAGCTCGCCTCGAAACTCTGCAGGCGCGTTCTGGAGCTCCTGGTGAAAGCTGAGCTGATCGAAGTGGTTGAAGGCCCCGGCATGATCGACTCGCTCGAAGACCTCATGCTTCGCAAGCTCCTTCGCTCGAAGAGCCAGCCTGAGACGGTCAAGAACTGGATCGACGCTCTCTCCAAGGCGCGCGAAGTTGAAGAGCTCTACGGCACTGATGAAGAACTCGCAAAGCTTATGAACAAAGCGTTTGACGAAGTGAGTCAATGAATATCGAGCAGTTCTGGGTTTTCCATTGTGGGTATTCGAAGATCCCGCGTTGGATGATCGTAGAAGGTGGTGGTCGGCAGGAGATTAAACTCCCCTTCCTCGCCGCGCTCGCTGTGCATCCTGAACACGGTCCGATCTTGATCGACGCGCCTTTTGGGACCGAGGGTCCTTCAAACGTCGGCGAGTTCTTGGGCGGCGTCTTGAGAAAGATTGGGGTGGTTTTCAAGGACGAATGGGCCGTTATTCCTAGAATTGAGCGGCTCGGCTTTAGGGCTTCCGAGGTCAACCATGTGCTTATGACGCATATGCATTTTGACCATACCGGAGGCATGAAAAGCCTTGGCCACGCCTCATTCCATATCAATCGTGATGAGTGGGTGGCTGCGACCAGCATGAGTGCGTTTGCGGCTCGGACAAAGGGCTATGTGGTGGAGGATTACCGCGCCTTGACATCAAGGGTAGAGAAGCTCGACCTCAGCGGGGCAACCATTGAGAAGGGCGTAGACGTGTTTGGCGATGGTTCCATCGAGGCTGTGCCCCTTCCAGGACATAGCGCGGGACATACCGGTTGGCGCATTCGCCTCGCTGACCGTGAGATCTTCTACGTCGGTGACGCTGCATTCTCGGTAGGTCACATCACGCAGAACCAGGAACTGGGAATCTTTCCCAAAATCGCTGCAGACTCAAAGAAGATCGCAGGCCAGACACTGGAAAAATTGCGTTGGTGGCATCGAGACCATCCAGACGTGGAAATCCTCACTTCTCACGACGTCGACCTCGGTCAGGCATGTATGAATGGCCCGCTAGGTGTCCACGTAGACGCGGGCTAAGTTAAATGCGATACGAGACGTGCCGTACCGCATAAGATTCGGGTACAGAACGTTTCGTACCGAATTGAGTGAGCGAACTACTTGGCGTCCATCCAGTTGTCGCCAATGCCAAGCTCGACCGTAAGCGGCACGTCCAGCTCAACCACGCCTTCCATCTCATGACGAATAAGGCTCGCCGCACTTTCCACGTGCGCCTCATCCACCTCAAACACGAGTTCATCGTGGACCTGAAGTAGCATGGAGAGCGGGAGCCCCTCTGCTTCAATGCGGTCTTGGATGTTGAGCATGGCCTTCTTGATGATGTCTGCAGCACTTCCCTGGATGGGCATGTTCACAGCCACACGTTCAGCAAAGGCGCGCTGTGCTCCAAACCCCTCAATGGCAGACAAGATTCGACGGCGGCCAAACATGGTCTCGGCATACCCGATGTCGCGCGCGTGGTCTTGAAGTCGCTCAAAGAACGCCTTCACGCCGCTAAAACGAGCAAAGTACTGGTCGATATAGGTCTTGGCTTCTTTGCGTGGAATCTTCAAATCCCTGGCGAGCCGGTTGGCACCCATGCCGTACATGACGCCGAAGTTGATGGTTTTTGCCGCTCGGCGTTGATCGGAGGTCACCTCAGAGAGCTCCACACCAAAAATTCCTGCGGCCGTGGCGGAGTGGATATCATCACCGCGTCGGTAGGCTTCCAGCAGCGCACTATCACCGGACATATGCGCCATGATGCGCAGCTCGATCTGCGAATAATCCGCGCAGATGAGCTTCTTGCCGCGCGCGGGAATGAAGGCGCGTCTTATCTCGCGTCCATAGTCGCTGCGGACCGGGATATTCTGAAGGTTGGGGTTCGAAGAGCTCAGACGCCCGGTGGCTGTCACAGCCTGATTAAAGTCGGTGTGAATCCTGCCAGTATCCTCTCGGATCAAAAGAGGCAGCGCGTCAATATAGGTCCCTTTGAGCTTAGAAAAACTGCGGTATTCCAGAATCAAAGATGGCAAAGGGTGTAGTTCTGCCAGTTGTTCGAGAACCGATTGGTCGGTCGAGGGGCCAGATTGAGTCCTCTTTTTAATGGGCAGACCGAGTTTGCCAAAGAGAATCTCTCGAAGCTGTGTAGGGCTGTTCGCGTTGAGGGGCTGACCCGCAGCTTCGTCGATAGATTCCTGAAGATTGTTGAGGTAGCCCTCAAACTCTTTTCCGAGCTCCTTGAGCATCCCTGTATCCACGCTGATGCCTTTGGCCTCCATTTTGGCGAGCACGACAGAGAGTGGAATTTCCATCTCGTCGTGGATTTGGCGAAGCCCGGCTTCATCGATGACAGGCGCCATTTTATCGCAAGCAAGCAAAGTGATATCGGCGTCTTCAGCCGCGTATTTGGTTGCGCTTTCGATATCAACCATCTCAAAAGAAAGCTGGTTTTTGCCGCTACCGGCTACGTCCTTGAAAGTAATGTTCTCGTGACTCAGATAGTCCTTTGCGATGGCATCGAGGCCGTGGCTGAGCTTTCCCGGGTCGATGAGATAGCTCATCAACATGGTGTCCCACTGAACGCCTTTGAGGATCACGGGAGTGGACCCAAAATCTGGTTTTCCGAGGTCCGGCTGAGCCGTACCAAACAAGAGCCCCTGATCAGACTCTGGCGGCTTCTTCGCCGCGCCACTCTTTGGGCTCGCCCACTTCCCTTGCGCCAAAACCATCCATTCGTATTTGTAGTTCTGCGCGATTTTTGGAAAGTCTTCATCCTCCAGAATTGGCCGAAGCTTCTCGATCACAAACCCGGTACTGAGCTGGTCCGGCGCTCCTAAGTAGCGATGGGCTGTGGGGATATAGACCCCTTGATGGGGCTCCCATGCCAGCGCAAAGCCTACGATTTCGGCGTCCAGAGGATCGATGCTCGTCGTCTCAAGATCGAAGGACACCCTTCCTGCTTCGAGGATTTCCACAATAACGCTATCGAGTTCCTTTTCGGTAGTGATAGTGCGGTAATTCTTCTTCGCCTTTTTATCGGTCCGCTCGGGCTTTGGCATGATAGGTGCCGGGCTTTTTCCCTCAAGAAACCCCTTCTTTTTGGCCCACGTGGTCATGTCCCGGAGCGGCGTGCGCATCTCGAGCTCGGTCATGAGCTCGGTCAGAGTGTCAATATCCGGGGCCGAAAGCCGCAAGGCATCCAAATCCAGGTCCACGGGACAATCTTCTTTGAGCGTAACCAGGTCCAGCGAAAGCCGCGCCTGATCGGCAAACTCGGTCAGGTTTTCTTTTCGTTTTTTGCCGGAGACTTTGTCGATATTGGCGAGGAGATTTTCGAGGTCGCCAAACTCTTGGATGAGCTGTCCGCCTGTCTTTTCGCCGATTCCAGGCACGCCCGGTATATTGTCACTGGTATCACCGCTCAACGCCATCACGTACTTGACCTGATGGGGCGGCACTCCAAATCTCGCGATCACGTCTTCCTCTTTGAAGACTTTGTCGCGCATGGTGTCGATCATCCGCACTCGCTCGTCCCCAAGGAGCTGCATCAAGTCTTTGTCGGCACTGCAAATGCAGACGTGGAGGTCTTGATCGAGGGCCTTGTGGGTCAGAGTTGCGATGAGGTCATCGGCCTCGATTCCGGGCACAACGAGTACCGGAATATTCATGGCTTCGACGAGCTGCTGGAAGAACGGGAGTTGTACCCGCAGGTCGTCCGGCATGGCGTCGCGATTGGCCTTGTATTCGGGGTACATCTCGAATCTGAACGACGGTACATCATGACCAAATGGATCGAAGGTCATCGCCAGAAAATCAGGATCTTCTTGCTCGAGAAGTTTGCGCAACATCTGCATGAACCCAAAGAGAGCGTTCGTCGGAAAGCCCTTTGAGTTTGATAGGTTACGAATGGCAAAGAAGGCTCGGTAGATATAGGCCGAACCGTCAACGATATAGAGCGTAGGATTGAGTGTCATGATTTCTTAGGGCGCTTGGTTCATCACCTTGATTCTGGATATGACCAGAAACATCGGGATGAAAAGGGTCACGAAGACAACTTGCGTGGCTACGGTACCCCATTGGCTCCATCCTAATAAGAGGACTCCGCCATAAATGAAGAACATATGTGTTCCGAGCCCGAGAATCGAGGCGAGCCGCATGGTGGGACGGAACCGAGCTCGGTAGGCTTGAGCGCTCTCTTCGGTCACTTCGCGAAGGTTTAGCGCACCGCTACCGGAGAATTTTTCGGAGAGTTTGAGCTGACCGTTGATATAGGTGTGCATCATGAATCGCTCGAAAAGCGTTCCACTGCGCTTAATCTCCTCGTATTCGGCCAGGACTTCTTCCATGGTCTCAACGCCGTCTGCGTGCGCTCCAGGCCTTGTATTGGCCAAATAGACGCTCTTGGCGCGGTCGTAGACCATGATTTGAATCCACGCGCCAAAGCCGGCTACCGCCGCGAGTGCGAAATAGGGCCACCCATGCCGCAAGAGTATGTCAATTCCCATAAAGACATAGAAGGGAACGAGGACCGCGGAGTCGACGAGTCCGTCGAGAATGCGTCCCATTCGTGTGCCTCCGCCGCGAGCGCGAGCGAGCTGCCCATCGGCGCAGTCGAGAACCACAGAGATGAGCAAGAGCGCGGCAGCCGCGATATAACCATAATCCCCAACCACATCGAAGACCGTCAGAGCCATCACGGCGCTGGCCACCCAGCCGATGAACAAACTCATCCACGTGATGTGATCGGGTCGAAGTGGCGTAGGATGGACCGCAGCCGTCACCAGCGCAGCAAGTCGCCTGTGAAAGTATGCATCGATAGGCTCCTCAACGTCCGGAGACTTGAGGACGATGGAATCTCTGACGCGCTGAACGAAGCTCACTCGAGCTCCCATCCGTCAAAATACTCGTGCACCCGAATCATGAGTTGAGCGGGCTGTTCCACGTCGTCCCAATGACCGAGCGTGACAACGGAGTGTTTGCGATCGTGGACCTCGGCTTCGAAGCCACGGCCGTTGAGCACGACTACCACGTCGTCAGTGGCGCTCAGGTCGATGGAATCATTGGACTTAAACTCTATCCGAGCCGTGCCTTCGTCCACGATGAACGTGATCTCGAGACCATCCTGATTGTGCAGGACTTTGAGCAAGTTCTCACTCATGGGTATTGCCTGGTTTACGCCTGAGCAGGCCGGTTAGCCTGATTCTGGTTGACTTGAATCATGAGCTGCCGCTTGCCGCCGACCATACCCGGAGCCTCTGGGAGCTCGATGGCGAGCTGGCCCACATTGGGGTGTTCTTTGATGATCTCTGGAATCCTATCGACCACCTGCCGCAGGAGTTCCTCATAACCTTTAGGAGCGAGCTTGGCCTCGCCGAAGAGGTCATCGAGAAGCGCACGCACATCGATCGGACGGTTCGGGTTGATCGGGATATTTCCGGCGGGGTTGACCCAGCCGTAGATATAGCCGGGAAGTCGTGCGGTTCCCTCGGCTGCGTCCAGAGTTTCTTTGGCCTTTTCGGGCTTTCCGAGCTGGTCGTAGGCCGATGCTCGAAGCGGGAAAATGTCTGGGATATCGTAGGCCGATTCTACGGTTTCTTCGGCTTTCTTAAGAAGCTCGATGGCGCGTCCTGGTTCGGCTCCGGCGCTGAGTACACATGCGGCCGCCTGGAGATAACCCCATGGTTCTTTTGGGAACAACTCGATGGCGCGCTCCGCGTCTTCGATACCGGCTTCCCAGCTTCCGAGTGCGAGTTCGAGCTGACTTCGCAGCAACAAGCCTGGCGCCAGATAGTCTGGGTCTTCGCCGATATCGATGAGGCGCCCGGTCAATTCCATGGCACGTGGATTGTCGTTCTTGAGGGCCGAAAGACGTGCGAGATTGAGGAGAACTTCCTCATCGTCAGGGTCCGACTCGTGAGCGTATTCCAGGTCCTTCATGGCAGCGTCCATGCGCCCAAAACGCAGGTGGATCGTGCCTCGGATGGCCCATGGTTGCGACTCTTGGTCGTCGATCTCGATCGCGCGATCACAGTCGATGAGCGCTGCGTTGTAGAACTTCATGTGCTCATGAACCATGGCTCGGCCGATGATGGCCGCATTGAGCTCAGGGTCAGATTTGACGGCCTGATTGAAGGTTTGCCGCGCTTCGTCCACCCGGTCGAGGTAAAAGAGCGCGTAGGCGCGTGCGGTCAAGAGGCTCGCGCGCTCTTCCGGGTCGTCGACCTCGGTCACGGACGTATCCGTTTCGTTGACCAATCCGGCGTAATCTTCGAGTTCGAGAAGGAGTTGCGCCTGGGTCACAAGGAGCGCACTCTGGCGGCCATGCTCGGCGAGCGCGGCGTCGAGTTTCTCTTGAGCGTCTTCGAGCTCACCCTCGGCGATCAGGTCGTCGAGTTCATCAATTAGGGCATTCAAGGCGTCCGACATCAAGCATCTCCATCGTATCGTAATCTAGAGTCTGCCCTCGTTTACTAGAGCTAGGGCAAATGAGCAATTGCTTTGATCTCGATCAGCAGATTTGGATGCGGGAGTTCGCTGACGGCAACCGTGGTGCGGGTGGGCCCGGTTTCGGCGTCAAAATAGGTGTTGTAGACCTTGTTATAGCCTTTGAAGTCGTCCATGGAGACCAGGAATGTCGTGATATCGACGAGGTCTTTGAGGCTCGCGCCGACTTCGGCGAGGTAGGTCTCGATATTCTTAATAACCGCGTGTGTCTGGGCCTCAATATCGAGCGTGACACTGCCATCGGCGTGGATTTCCACGCCCTCATAGGTGTTATCAGGCCGGCGCGACGAGGTGCCGCATACGAAGACCAAATTCCCGACTACTTTGAGGTGCGGGTAGGCTCCAAGGGCCTGAGCGCGCCCTCCCACGATGATAGACTTTGAATCAGCCATTTTCTCTTGAGTGTTTGAGTTCTGCGATCGGTGCCAGAAAGAGATCGACGATTGCGCTGACGAGCGCTTTGAGTTGTGGAGCCTCGTCAAGCGCAGGCTCGCTGAGCGCGAGGGCCGCGCGCCTGTCGATCTCGGCTAGCGTGAAATCAAGCGCTCCCGTGGTCAGGAATAGCTGCGTCGCGCGCTGAATATCCGCGTCTGTGACCAGTTCGCGTTCTCGCCGGAGCAGGTCTCGAAGCCACGCCGAATCCTCAGGAGAAGCGTTCTCCAGGGTATGAATGACCAGCGCGGAGATCTTTCCTTCCGCGATATCACTTCCAGGGCGCTCACGGCCCTTCTGACCAAAGATATCGAGGACGTCATCTTGAATCTGGAAGATGACCCCAAGGTGACCTGCGGCACGCGTCATGCCGTCAACAAGTTGGCTCGAAGCTCCTGCGATCTCCGCAGCTCCTGCTAGTGGGAGAGCAAAAAGACCGCTCGTCTTGCCTTCGACCATTTTGACGTAATCCGCCCAAGTTGGGACATCATCTTGTTGAAGCAGGAATTCGCGCTCTTGGCCGTCAATGACACGAACGGTTTCCTTGAGAACTCGGTCGCTGAGGCTTTCGCGCAAGTCCGCGGAGCCGGGTACTTTTCTGACGAGCATGAGCGTGTAGTAAAGCATCGCGTCGCCCAGGTTGATCGCGCGGGCTTCGCCGTACTTCACCCAAATGGTTTCTGCTCCTCGGCGTATGCGGTCCCCGTCCTGCAGATCATCATGAACAAGCGTCGCGTTGTGCAAAATCTCGCAAGCCGCGCCGAACGCGACCACGTTCTTTGGGTCTGAGCCGAGCGCGTCGGCCACAGCTAATGGGAGCACCGCCCTTAACCTCTTCCCGCCTGTTTCAAGGTGATACCTCGTCATCTCGACGAGCGATGAGCCGTCCGGCGAGCCGCTAAGCACGGTGCTATCCAACACGTCCATGATCTGCGGAAGGTGTTGTTGGCGAAGCTCGTCAATGCGCTCCGCCCATGAAAATTCAGCCATTGGTGCAACCCAGTTCAAACTCGCGCTCATGATGCCTCTTTGTTCATGGTTGTCCAGCTAAGATGCACACCCCTGAATTTTGGTGCCCAATGTGTGTTTAGTACTCGGCCGATAGCGTCACGCGAAACCCAAAGCTCGCGCCAAACGAACGCACACCAAGCCGGAAGGTGTTTTCGGAAAGCACCCCGTCAGAATAGAGCAACCGAACTCGGTAACCGAACTCGTTGGAAGTGCACGAGACGAACTCAGACTCACAAGACCAATCTTCCCCTACGACGTCCCAGCCTTGCAAACCACACGCGCTCAAAGGGGTGATATCAGCGTTCAGGATGAACGAGCGCCCGCGGCATCCGGTGAGCTCTAGGGCGAACCAGTCCGTGTCGTCTTCACAGAGCGTAGCGTCTTGAGTTAGCGGGCCAGTCACCAAATCACCGCCGCGAACACATCCAAGCTCCTCGCTGATCAACGTCGCCGTAGACGGACGGTCGTTGATTCTACCATCGTCGTCGCAACGCCTATCGCAAACAGGAAGCGTCCCACCATCGGGTCCATCCACATTGTTGATTACGATATCTGGAGGAGTGTCCTCCGGATCATCTGGACCCGGCATATCAGGTTCATCCACAGGATCGGGACCCGGGTCTGGGTCGGGTTCATCCTCCCCAACACAACGCAAGACTTCCGAGCGAAACTCACAGGTTTGGTCGTCTGGGCAGTCGGCGTCCAAAGCACATTGGTCCGGCGAAAAGGCACACCCCAAGGAGTGGATGATGGCCCAAAGCCCGACCCACTTCCTCATCGAATATCCAACACGGCAGTGTACTCAAACTCAGAGACATCGGCATTTACCACGCCAAAGTACCACGATTCAATGGAGCCAGACGGTGATACAAGCCAACGGGCGACTTTTGCGTCGCCATCATCGAAACACTCTACGCGTTCGCTTTCGCAGCCGATATTTGCGCCACCTCGGTTGATGCCGATGCTCCATTCCTCGACGAGGCAAATCGGGGCCGTAGTGACTCTTACTTCGACGATCACATCACGTTCGTCACACGGCACGATGATCTGATTGAACCAATCTCCTGGATCGCGCGGACAGACCTTACCCGAGACGGTATGGGTCCTTGGCGTTATCACGTTGCCACTCAGACAGCCTCCGGAGCTCCCCATGAGCGTGGCATCAAACCAGGAATCATCGGGCTCATTTGGAGAAAGGTCCTCGCAATTGGCAAAGATATCTC
This Microvenator marinus DNA region includes the following protein-coding sequences:
- the tpiA gene encoding triose-phosphate isomerase, whose amino-acid sequence is MRTRVVAGNWKMNKDLSGSRELAQAVARAADASPSVEVVISPVNIYLGAVADTIRGSKLKLSAQNMHWAENGAYTGEVGPTMLKEIGCSHVILGHSERREYFGEDDALISQKVRTALAHDLTPIFCFGETLAEREAGRTQSTVEKQIRGGLEGVSSDDLTRIIFAYEPVWAIGTGRTATPEQAQEVHQFIRSLLSNMFGTDVSSKIRILYGGSVKADNAAELISQPDIDGALVGGASLKPADFEAIIQAAR
- a CDS encoding SMI1/KNR4 family protein → MSEIIHLVARLKVAIDAIDWLGRDVYPKLRGPASADELKAFEARLGRKIPPSYREFLRMHNGMDGLEQYDWGIAGISEVDRGETFEDVLSGHQYVYKAKDARHPALADLKSAHVVGSDFDYQIAYFAPETMEELEPAIRRLSTDQEYDELPLFEHFEQFLEFVVSIYEDLVDLQGGSFDDMGDVGVGGGDEDLLKELANLLKAERQPEPEPEPAKPAPKLSPEMELASKLCRRVLELLVKAELIEVVEGPGMIDSLEDLMLRKLLRSKSQPETVKNWIDALSKAREVEELYGTDEELAKLMNKAFDEVSQ
- a CDS encoding MBL fold metallo-hydrolase — translated: MNIEQFWVFHCGYSKIPRWMIVEGGGRQEIKLPFLAALAVHPEHGPILIDAPFGTEGPSNVGEFLGGVLRKIGVVFKDEWAVIPRIERLGFRASEVNHVLMTHMHFDHTGGMKSLGHASFHINRDEWVAATSMSAFAARTKGYVVEDYRALTSRVEKLDLSGATIEKGVDVFGDGSIEAVPLPGHSAGHTGWRIRLADREIFYVGDAAFSVGHITQNQELGIFPKIAADSKKIAGQTLEKLRWWHRDHPDVEILTSHDVDLGQACMNGPLGVHVDAG
- the polA gene encoding DNA polymerase I; amino-acid sequence: MTLNPTLYIVDGSAYIYRAFFAIRNLSNSKGFPTNALFGFMQMLRKLLEQEDPDFLAMTFDPFGHDVPSFRFEMYPEYKANRDAMPDDLRVQLPFFQQLVEAMNIPVLVVPGIEADDLIATLTHKALDQDLHVCICSADKDLMQLLGDERVRMIDTMRDKVFKEEDVIARFGVPPHQVKYVMALSGDTSDNIPGVPGIGEKTGGQLIQEFGDLENLLANIDKVSGKKRKENLTEFADQARLSLDLVTLKEDCPVDLDLDALRLSAPDIDTLTELMTELEMRTPLRDMTTWAKKKGFLEGKSPAPIMPKPERTDKKAKKNYRTITTEKELDSVIVEILEAGRVSFDLETTSIDPLDAEIVGFALAWEPHQGVYIPTAHRYLGAPDQLSTGFVIEKLRPILEDEDFPKIAQNYKYEWMVLAQGKWASPKSGAAKKPPESDQGLLFGTAQPDLGKPDFGSTPVILKGVQWDTMLMSYLIDPGKLSHGLDAIAKDYLSHENITFKDVAGSGKNQLSFEMVDIESATKYAAEDADITLLACDKMAPVIDEAGLRQIHDEMEIPLSVVLAKMEAKGISVDTGMLKELGKEFEGYLNNLQESIDEAAGQPLNANSPTQLREILFGKLGLPIKKRTQSGPSTDQSVLEQLAELHPLPSLILEYRSFSKLKGTYIDALPLLIREDTGRIHTDFNQAVTATGRLSSSNPNLQNIPVRSDYGREIRRAFIPARGKKLICADYSQIELRIMAHMSGDSALLEAYRRGDDIHSATAAGIFGVELSEVTSDQRRAAKTINFGVMYGMGANRLARDLKIPRKEAKTYIDQYFARFSGVKAFFERLQDHARDIGYAETMFGRRRILSAIEGFGAQRAFAERVAVNMPIQGSAADIIKKAMLNIQDRIEAEGLPLSMLLQVHDELVFEVDEAHVESAASLIRHEMEGVVELDVPLTVELGIGDNWMDAK
- a CDS encoding CDP-alcohol phosphatidyltransferase family protein produces the protein MSFVQRVRDSIVLKSPDVEEPIDAYFHRRLAALVTAAVHPTPLRPDHITWMSLFIGWVASAVMALTVFDVVGDYGYIAAAALLLISVVLDCADGQLARARGGGTRMGRILDGLVDSAVLVPFYVFMGIDILLRHGWPYFALAAVAGFGAWIQIMVYDRAKSVYLANTRPGAHADGVETMEEVLAEYEEIKRSGTLFERFMMHTYINGQLKLSEKFSGSGALNLREVTEESAQAYRARFRPTMRLASILGLGTHMFFIYGGVLLLGWSQWGTVATQVVFVTLFIPMFLVISRIKVMNQAP
- a CDS encoding tetratricopeptide repeat protein, whose product is MSDALNALIDELDDLIAEGELEDAQEKLDAALAEHGRQSALLVTQAQLLLELEDYAGLVNETDTSVTEVDDPEERASLLTARAYALFYLDRVDEARQTFNQAVKSDPELNAAIIGRAMVHEHMKFYNAALIDCDRAIEIDDQESQPWAIRGTIHLRFGRMDAAMKDLEYAHESDPDDEEVLLNLARLSALKNDNPRAMELTGRLIDIGEDPDYLAPGLLLRSQLELALGSWEAGIEDAERAIELFPKEPWGYLQAAACVLSAGAEPGRAIELLKKAEETVESAYDIPDIFPLRASAYDQLGKPEKAKETLDAAEGTARLPGYIYGWVNPAGNIPINPNRPIDVRALLDDLFGEAKLAPKGYEELLRQVVDRIPEIIKEHPNVGQLAIELPEAPGMVGGKRQLMIQVNQNQANRPAQA
- a CDS encoding RidA family protein, giving the protein MADSKSIIVGGRAQALGAYPHLKVVGNLVFVCGTSSRRPDNTYEGVEIHADGSVTLDIEAQTHAVIKNIETYLAEVGASLKDLVDITTFLVSMDDFKGYNKVYNTYFDAETGPTRTTVAVSELPHPNLLIEIKAIAHLP
- a CDS encoding polyprenyl synthetase family protein, yielding MSASLNWVAPMAEFSWAERIDELRQQHLPQIMDVLDSTVLSGSPDGSSLVEMTRYHLETGGKRLRAVLPLAVADALGSDPKNVVAFGAACEILHNATLVHDDLQDGDRIRRGAETIWVKYGEARAINLGDAMLYYTLMLVRKVPGSADLRESLSDRVLKETVRVIDGQEREFLLQQDDVPTWADYVKMVEGKTSGLFALPLAGAAEIAGASSQLVDGMTRAAGHLGVIFQIQDDVLDIFGQKGRERPGSDIAEGKISALVIHTLENASPEDSAWLRDLLRRERELVTDADIQRATQLFLTTGALDFTLAEIDRRAALALSEPALDEAPQLKALVSAIVDLFLAPIAELKHSRENG